In Ahaetulla prasina isolate Xishuangbanna chromosome 5, ASM2864084v1, whole genome shotgun sequence, the following are encoded in one genomic region:
- the LOC131200073 gene encoding inosine-uridine preferring nucleoside hydrolase-like translates to MKKLLLIDADCGVDDAQAIMMALANPSVEVLGITCTYGNNLLENTSRNVLRVLQVCNKLEIPVYPGAAAPLLGGPVTGAQFHGKDGLGDVPDPNAPGTELLQKENAVTAILRIINERPGQISLVALGPLTNIALAVKMDPSLPKKLKNLFIMGGNTESRGNIKVCGEFNFATDPEAAYIVLNEYTCPMYIAAWEFTCACSLPWEFYHEWVNQNTEKARFMKKIFAHSLKIAKPHLGFVSCDSYAMAAAIDETFVTEVTIIGVSVELSGSLTRGMMVMDWSDHLKKEHKAFVMKNCDLGKFQELMMDALK, encoded by the exons ATGAAGAAACTTCTGTTGATTGATGCTGATTGTGGTGTTGATGATGCTCAAGCTATCATGATGGCTCTTGCAAATCCCAGTGTAGAAGTCCTGGGGATTACTTGCACTTATGGGAACAACCTGTTGGAAAATACATCTAGAAATGTGCTCCGTGTGTTGCAAGTTTGTAATAAGCTTGAG ATTCCAGTTTATCCTGGTGCTGCTGCTCCTCTACTTGGTGGACCTGTTACAGGCGCACAGTTCCATGGTAAAGATGGCTTGGGTGATGTTCCTGATCCTAATGCCCCAGGAACAGAACTTCTGCAGAAAGAAAATGCTGTGACTGCAATATTAAGAATAATCAATGAGCGGCCAGGTCAG ATATCTCTGGTTGCTCTTGGTCCACTGACGAATATAGCACTAGCAGTGAAAATGGACCCATCACTTCCCAAGAAACTTAAAAATTTGTTCATCATGGGAGGAAATACTGAAT CCAGAGGAAATATTAAAGTGTGTGGAGAATTCAATTTTGCAACTGATCCTGAAGCTGCTTACATTGTCTTAAATGAGTACACCTGCCCAATGTATATTGCAGCCTGGGAGTTCACCTGTGCCTGCTCACTGCCCTGG GAATTCTACCATGAATGGGTGAATCAGAATACTGAGAAAGCCAGGttcatgaagaaaatatttgcTCATTCTTTAAAAATCGCAAAACCACACTTGGGGTTTGTTTCTTGCGACTCTTATGCTATGGCTGCTGCCATTGATGAAACCTTTGTCACAGAAGTCACAATAATCGGCGTAAGTGTTGAGCTCAGTGGCTCGCTAACTAGAGGAATGATGGTAATGGATTGGTCTGACCATCTGAAAAAGGAACACAAAGCATTTGTAATGAAAAACTGTGATTTAGGGAAATTTCAGGAGCTCATGATGGATGCTTTGAAATAA